The following is a genomic window from Sphingorhabdus sp. Alg231-15.
ATAGGGTCAAGCCGTGATTGGCGTTTTTGCGCTACTCCGCCGCTTCCAATTCTCGGACCGGCGCAACCGTTACCGGCGTCGCGTTGAGCACCGCGTTGCCAGACAATCGGTCAAAGCTTTCCGGATCGGTAAGATCATTGATCGAAACGCCTGGTTTTGCGGCGGCTACCGACAGTCCCACCCCTTCACGGCCATGACCGAAGCCATGCGGGATCGACACCACGCCGGGCATGACGTCATCGGTTACCTCGACGACGATTTCGACGCTGTTCACCCGGCTTTCCACCGCCGCCATATCGCCGTCCGCCAGACCGCGTTCGGTCGCATCATCGGGATGGATCATCAATGTGCAGCGTTCCGGGCCCTTGAGCAGGCGCTTGCTGTTGTGCAACCAGCTATTGTTGCTCCGTACGTGACGGCGGCCGATCAGACGCAGCACATCCGGACGGACATCGTTCAAAGAATCGTCAAAGCGCTGCAATTCCGCCAGAAAGTCGGGGTGGGCGCATTGGATCTGCTTGTCCTCGGTCATCAACCGATCCGCCATACACGGTCGCAATGGCCCCAGATCAATTCCGTTCGGCGCAGCTTCCACTTCGGCTAGGGTCAGGCCAGCCGGCGAGCTTTGCAGCATATTGTCGAGCACGTCTCTTGGCTCGCGGATATTGGGCACATCCTGCCCATCGGTGGCCAATATCTCGCGCGCCAGTTCGGCGATAATTTCCCAGTCGGCTTTCTCGCCATCCTGAATGTCAAAGATCGCAGGAGAATAGCTGGCATAGTTGCGCACCGCCAAAGGTCCAAAAAAGAAGGGATAATGGTCTTTTTCCAACGGTCCACAAGGCGGAAGAATATAGTCGGCATGGCGGCTTGTTTCGGTAACATACATGTCGAATGATACCATCAGGTCGAGCTTCTCCAACGCACGGTCCAGCCTCGCACCATCAGGGGCTGACAGAACCGGATTACCAGTGACAACGAACAAGGAGCGGACTCGCTCGTCATCTTCGCGCAGCATTTCCTCTGCGAAAGTGATGGTCGGCAGCTCGCCCATCACCACCGGCATTTCGCCGCGCGCCGTCTGGGTTTTCCGGACAGAGCCCCTGCCCACCAGGTTGATCGTATCAAGCGCCGGTTCAGGCACCATCGTGCCGCCTTCGCGGTCGAGATTGCCGGTTGCTATGTTGATTACCTGGATAAGCCACTGGTTGAGCGTGCCAAATTCACAGACAGAAACACCCATGCGGCCATAAATCGCCGCCGGCTGATCAGCGCCGAGTTGCGCCGCTATGTCCCGCATATCTTCAACCGCGATCCCGCAATGCGCCGATAGCTGCGCCATATCAAAACCGGCAATCGCTGGCTCAATATTCCCCCAGCTATCGTCCATAATTGCTTCGAGGCGCGAGATATCAGCATGGCCGTCGTCAAAAACCGCTTTCAATATGCCGAGAAACAACGCCGTATCAGTACCCGGCTTCACGAAATGATGCGCATCGGCCAGTTTCGCGGTTTCCGTCCGGCGTGGATCGATAACAACCAACTTGCCGTCG
Proteins encoded in this region:
- a CDS encoding molybdopterin oxidoreductase family protein, with the protein product MMSQIHARTCHICEANCGVLVEVEGREILSIKGNPDHVLSRGHICPKATAIADLQDDPDRLHKPLKKVNGQWQEIGWETAFQEIASKLKDLKEAGAKPAMYMGNPSAHDYGISTQISTLRRAIGLKNIYSASTLDQIPHHVVQYHMYGHVSLAAVPDIDRSQYLVIVGGNPAASNGSIWTVPDFKKRVKEMQARDGKLVVIDPRRTETAKLADAHHFVKPGTDTALFLGILKAVFDDGHADISRLEAIMDDSWGNIEPAIAGFDMAQLSAHCGIAVEDMRDIAAQLGADQPAAIYGRMGVSVCEFGTLNQWLIQVINIATGNLDREGGTMVPEPALDTINLVGRGSVRKTQTARGEMPVVMGELPTITFAEEMLREDDERVRSLFVVTGNPVLSAPDGARLDRALEKLDLMVSFDMYVTETSRHADYILPPCGPLEKDHYPFFFGPLAVRNYASYSPAIFDIQDGEKADWEIIAELAREILATDGQDVPNIREPRDVLDNMLQSSPAGLTLAEVEAAPNGIDLGPLRPCMADRLMTEDKQIQCAHPDFLAELQRFDDSLNDVRPDVLRLIGRRHVRSNNSWLHNSKRLLKGPERCTLMIHPDDATERGLADGDMAAVESRVNSVEIVVEVTDDVMPGVVSIPHGFGHGREGVGLSVAAAKPGVSINDLTDPESFDRLSGNAVLNATPVTVAPVRELEAAE